The Mytilus trossulus isolate FHL-02 chromosome 13, PNRI_Mtr1.1.1.hap1, whole genome shotgun sequence genome has a segment encoding these proteins:
- the LOC134694096 gene encoding zinc finger protein Gfi-1b-like has translation MERNKIHQTTSIVITNYEDEDVTTTEQEEHTEVTLSYKQASFPGNLKKNLQNRYCSEKQVDAGSSQSNSPFQEFALKDLPRYSPSRFTSLEIAGSSQNSPSQELRLKDLPRYSPSRFTSLETAGSSESNSPSHELALNDLQRHSPTKSIKTASPKDDNNVIIELAAKVHAQERPVQVSPDFPKMPSIQKGHYSTQKQGLELLHKGEIESNPIGISSPKYFRSEMTIGPKEQSIYESQNTKQQRLHQYSPGFPSPVFISSANSSLLRPVPKASNIFNFDMPYARFHLDRKVSSAVPTMSPGINLSFLQSPIKHNPMSEMNQLFVSPLGMSSLGMYPSQSFNRSLPKIPRRSVLEQNHHHRRTLSDSDAYSCPVCNQVFFSYDSLAKHMVKHLGTETVPHGDNNNKGHYCSVCNRSFSRSDMLTRHMRLHTGIKPYECSDCGQQFSRSDHLKTHERTHTGEKPYRCNLCPYTACRRDMITRHMRTHYKNAGKRVNILSVPERDEHVRNSSVSSTETIDSKCTSSTRTFSQSSLESGEYN, from the coding sequence ATGGAGAGAAACAAAATTCACCAAACAACAAGCATTGTTATAACAAATTATGAAGATGAAGATGTCACAACGACAGAACAAGAGGAACACACAGAGGTAACATTATCCTACAAACAGGCATCGTTTccaggaaatttaaaaaagaatcttCAAAATCGTTATTGTAGTGAGAAACAAGTGGATGCTGGAAGTTCTCAATCGAATTCACCCTTTCAGGAATTTGCATTGAAGGATTTACCAAGATATTCTCCAAGTAGGTTCACATCTTTAGAAATTGCTGGAAGTTCTCAAAATTCACCGTCTCAGGAACTTCGTTTAAAGGATTTACCAAGATATTCTCCAAGTAGGTTCACATCATTAGAAACTGCTGGAAGTTCTGAATCGAATTCGCCGTCTCATGAACTTGCATTGAATGACTTACAAAGACATTCTCCAACTAAGTCCATTAAAACAGCATCACCAAAAGATGATAACAATGTTATTATTGAGTTGGCTGCAAAAGTGCATGCACAAGAACGTCCAGTTCAGGTTTCTCCTGACTTCCCAAAGATGCCATCCATACAAAAAGGGCATTATTCTACTCAAAAACAAGGATTGGAACTTTTACATAAAGGAGAAATAGAAAGCAACCCTATCGGTATTTCCTCTCCGAAATATTTCAGGTCGGAAATGACGATCGGGCCTAAAGAACAGAGCATTTATGAATCTCAAAACACAAAACAGCAACGTCTACATCAGTATTCACCAGGCTTTCCTTCCCCAGTATTCATATCCTCTGCAAACTCATCACTATTGCGACCGGTTCCAAAGGcaagtaatatttttaactttgataTGCCATATGCACGTTTTCATTTAGATCGGAAGGTATCCTCAGCTGTCCCTACGATGTCTCCGGgaattaatttatcatttttacagAGTCCAATAAAGCATAATCCAATGTCAGAAATGAATCAATTGTTCGTTTCGCCACTAGGAATGTCGTCTCTAGGAATGTATCCTAGTCAGTCCTTCAATAGGAGCTTACCTAAGATACCGAGGCGCTCTGTATTAGAACAAAATCATCATCATCGTCGAACCTTGTCCGACTCCGATGCTTACTCGTGCCCAGTGTGTAATCAAGTGTTCTTTTCCTATGATAGCTTAGCAAAACATATGGTTAAACATCTAGGAACCGAAACTGTGCCACATGGTGACAACAACAACAAAGGACACTATTGTTCAGTTTGCAATAGGTCTTTTTCACGAAGCGACATGTTGACCCGCCACATGAGACTTCACACTGGAATAAAACCGTATGAATGCAGTGATTGTGGACAACAATTTAGTCGAAGTGATCACTTAAAAACACACGAACGCACCCACACAGGAGAAAAGCCATATCGATGCAATTTATGTCCTTATACTGCTTGCAGACGGGATATGATCACACGTCATATGAGAACGCATTACAAAAATGCGGGAAAGCGGGTAAATATTCTTTCAGTCCCTGAAAGAGATGAACATGTTCGAAACAGTTCAGTTTCAAGTACCGAGACGATCGATTCAAAGTGTACATCATCTACACGAACGTTTTCACAGTCTAGTTTAGAAAGTGGggaatacaattaa